In Limibacter armeniacum, a single window of DNA contains:
- a CDS encoding adenylate/guanylate cyclase domain-containing protein: MTDSKKTGIRTLAAIMFTDMVGYTALMQQDEDEAIFKRNKLREVLQNTTQEYGGKILQHFGDGSLIIFSSTVEAVKSAVRIQELLQEAPSVPLRIGIHAGDVVYNDEGIYGDGVNVASRIESFGVPGAVLISDKVYHELQSHPELPAMLLGKFELKHVRHHMEIYAIMKDTLYVPHPNELSGKGKLLHNSIAVMPFVNMSADPENEYFSDGITEEILNALTRINDLKVTARTSSFAFKGKNVDVREIARQLNVSMVLEGSVRKHGHRVRITAQLINASDGYHFWSETFDGSLEDVFALQDEISEQIAQKLLICVQSNKQPSSIANSSNTNELRAYEYYLKGKYYWNLWTPQDVKKAVNFFEKAIRLAPNLLQPYVGLCNSYVYLGTTGQISPQQATIEAKKAANKAIDLHPDHVESLQAMAMVKMFFDWDFQGAKELFKRGLEINPGVADLNHCYAIFLMITGNQALALYHNQKAIELDPLNLPVNMMKAEIYYYARDYEKSLEQCEKIIAMAPTFRRAIEHKGWVLSSMGRHDEAIEVMHQLYYLTESPYRGSSQLAFTYARAGKTSEAIKWLNMVKERETHEPDVNLDIDFAAIYMSLGDLDIAMNYIEKAADKKMGVMVYLATTPHWGHLHDHPRFKKVMEKVGLHQYIEEQKKVLT, translated from the coding sequence ATGACAGATTCTAAAAAAACGGGAATAAGAACACTGGCAGCCATCATGTTTACGGATATGGTCGGCTACACTGCACTAATGCAACAGGATGAGGACGAGGCTATCTTCAAAAGAAATAAGCTAAGGGAAGTATTGCAAAACACCACTCAAGAGTATGGTGGCAAAATACTTCAGCACTTTGGGGATGGCTCTCTGATTATCTTCAGCAGTACGGTGGAAGCAGTGAAGTCTGCCGTCAGAATTCAGGAACTGTTACAAGAAGCTCCTTCTGTTCCTCTTCGTATCGGTATCCATGCAGGAGATGTGGTTTACAATGATGAGGGTATCTATGGCGATGGTGTCAATGTTGCCTCCCGAATTGAAAGCTTTGGCGTTCCCGGAGCTGTACTGATTTCAGATAAAGTTTACCACGAATTACAAAGTCACCCTGAGTTACCGGCAATGCTATTGGGTAAGTTTGAACTGAAGCACGTTCGTCATCATATGGAAATTTATGCCATAATGAAGGACACGCTTTATGTTCCCCATCCAAATGAGTTGAGTGGCAAAGGAAAACTGCTACATAACAGTATTGCAGTGATGCCATTTGTCAATATGAGTGCAGATCCTGAGAATGAATATTTCAGTGATGGCATTACTGAAGAGATTCTGAATGCACTGACACGCATTAATGACCTGAAAGTGACAGCACGTACATCTTCCTTTGCTTTTAAAGGTAAGAATGTTGATGTCAGAGAAATTGCTCGCCAGCTCAATGTCAGTATGGTACTGGAAGGCAGTGTCAGAAAACACGGCCATCGGGTTCGGATTACGGCACAGCTGATCAATGCCAGTGATGGTTACCACTTTTGGTCTGAGACATTTGACGGAAGTCTTGAAGATGTATTTGCTTTACAGGATGAAATCTCAGAACAAATAGCCCAAAAGCTGCTGATATGTGTCCAATCTAACAAGCAGCCTTCTTCTATTGCGAATTCAAGTAATACCAATGAACTGAGAGCATACGAATATTACCTGAAAGGAAAATATTATTGGAATTTATGGACACCTCAGGACGTCAAAAAAGCGGTCAACTTTTTTGAAAAAGCGATCAGGTTAGCGCCCAACTTACTACAGCCTTATGTAGGCTTGTGCAACTCGTATGTCTATTTGGGAACTACAGGACAAATCTCACCACAACAAGCCACTATTGAAGCCAAAAAGGCTGCTAATAAGGCCATAGACCTTCACCCTGACCATGTAGAGTCACTTCAGGCAATGGCAATGGTCAAGATGTTTTTTGATTGGGACTTTCAAGGCGCAAAGGAACTGTTTAAAAGAGGACTTGAAATTAACCCAGGTGTAGCAGACTTGAATCACTGCTATGCCATATTCCTAATGATAACAGGAAATCAGGCTTTAGCACTTTATCACAATCAGAAGGCAATAGAGTTAGACCCTCTAAACCTTCCGGTTAATATGATGAAAGCAGAAATCTATTATTACGCCCGAGATTATGAAAAGTCTTTAGAACAATGTGAAAAGATTATTGCGATGGCCCCTACCTTCCGTCGGGCGATTGAACACAAAGGATGGGTACTCTCCTCAATGGGCAGACACGATGAAGCCATTGAAGTGATGCACCAACTCTATTACCTTACTGAAAGTCCTTACCGAGGATCTTCACAACTCGCATTTACATATGCCAGAGCTGGAAAAACTTCAGAGGCTATAAAATGGCTGAACATGGTTAAGGAAAGGGAAACTCATGAACCCGATGTCAACCTTGATATTGACTTTGCTGCTATCTATATGTCTTTGGGTGATCTGGATATAGCAATGAACTATATCGAAAAAGCTGCTGACAAAAAGATGGGCGTAATGGTCTACCTTGCGACTACGCCACATTGGGGTCACCTTCATGACCACCCCCGCTTCAAAAAAGTGATGGAAAAAGTTGGCCTGCACCAGTATATTGAAGAGCAAAAGAAAGTGCTTACCTAA